In Chthoniobacterales bacterium, the sequence AGCCGGGCGGGATCTTTGTGCCGGGCGTGACGGTGGCGTTGGCGCCGATGATCGAGCGGGCGCCAATGTGCGAGCCATCAAGGACGACGGCCCCCATGCCGACAAGGACTTCGTCTTCCAGCGTGCAGGCGTGCACGGTGGCGTTGTGGCCGATCGTCACCCACTCGCCGATGATCGCGGGCAGATCGTCCGCGACGTGCACCACGCTGCCGTCCTGCACGTTCGAATGCGCTCCGATGCGGATTCCGGCGATGTCGCCGCGGAGCGAGCAGCACGGCCAGATGCTGGCCTCGTCTCCGATCTCGACATCGCCTGCGATGAAGGTGTGCGGAGCGATGAATGCCGAAGGGGAAATCCGCGGCGTCTGACCAAGGAAATGAGCGATCTGCCGATCGAGTTCGGGGCCGGAGGTCATGATTCCAGAGGGTAGCGAGGGGCGTGGCCCGTCCAAGCAAGAATTATGGACCTCCGCGGGCGGGGCCCATGAAAGATTTTGCGCAAAGTCGATTGACAGTGTGGACGGATTTCCTCTAGGTTTTCCCTCACCAGCAGGCACCAACCTCCAAACATGAGCAACAAAGTCGCACTCGTCGAAGCCGTTCAGAAGACCCTCGGTAAGGAAACCAGCAAAGCCGAGGCCGAGCGCGCGGTGAATGCGGTGATCGACGCGATCAAGATCGGCGTCAAGAAGACGAAGACCGTCCAGCTCATCGGTTTCGGAACTTTCAAAGTGGCTTCCCGCAAGGCCCGCACCGGCGTTAATCCCAAGACCGGCGCGAAGATCAAGATCAAGGCCTCGAAGACGGTGAAGTTCGTCGCGGGCAAGGCGTTCAAGGAATCGCTCTAAGATTTTTCCCTTTCGCGGATTTCCTCCCCGCACCGAGAAGACCCGTTTGGCCGTTCGGCAAAACGGGTCTTCTCATTTTTACGCATAATTTCTGCGCTTCGAGATGGAAACTTTGCGGCGGATAATCGGCGAAAACGATGGACCGTCTCCGGGGCTCTGCGCGACGATGGGAGCATATGAAAGCTCCCCTGAAAGTCGCTGTAACCGGTGCCGCCGGACAGATCGGATATTCGCTGCTCCCTCGCCTCGCTTCGGGCGGCGTTTTCGGTCCCGACCAACCGGTCTCGCTGCATCTGATCGAGATCGAACCTGCGATGAAGGCGCTCGAGGGCGTCGTGATGGAGTTGCACGACTGCGCGTTCCCATTGCTCGAGAGCGTCGTGGCGACCGCGGATCTGGACGAAGGGTTTCGGGGCGTGAACTGGGCTCTGCTGGTGGGCAGCGTGCCGCGCAAGGCCGGGATGGAGCGCAAGGATCTGCTCGGAATCAACGGAAAAATCTTCATTGGCCAGGGGCAGGCCATTGCAAGGAACGCGGCATCCGACGTGCGCGTGCTCGTGGTGGGAAATCCCTGCAACACGAACTGCCTGATCGCGATGAACAACGCAAAGGACGTCCCGAGCGACCGGTGGTTTGCGATGACGCGTCTCGATGAGAATCGCGCGAAGACGCAGCTTGCGCTGAAATCGGGCGCCCACTGGCGCGACATCGACCGTCTCGCGATCTGGGGCAACCACTCGAGCACGCTCTATCCCGACTTCGCCAATGCGCGTATCGGGGGCAGGCCGGTGGGTGAGGTGATCTCGGACACGGCATGGCTCGAGGGTGACTTCATCAAGACCGTGCAGCAGCGCGGGGCGGCGATCATTGCGGCCCGCGGACAGTCTTCCGCCAAGTCCGCCGCGCATGCGGCGATCGAGACGGTGCAGGCGATCGTGAATCCCACGCCGGGCGACGACTGGCACAGCGTGGCGATGTGTTCCGATGGAAGCTACGGCGTCGAGAAGGGATTGATCTCGTCGTTCCCCACGCGGTCGCGGGACGGCAAGGTGGAAATCGTTCCCGACCTGCCGTTGACGGACTTCAGTCGGGCGAAGATCGATGCCTCGGTCGACGAGCTGAAGCAGGAGCGGGAGA encodes:
- a CDS encoding gamma carbonic anhydrase family protein, whose translation is MTSGPELDRQIAHFLGQTPRISPSAFIAPHTFIAGDVEIGDEASIWPCCSLRGDIAGIRIGAHSNVQDGSVVHVADDLPAIIGEWVTIGHNATVHACTLEDEVLVGMGAVVLDGSHIGARSIIGANATVTPGTKIPPGSLVLGSPAKVARVLTPEQQASVRGWAERYVKLSRVYLARAAGQ
- a CDS encoding HU family DNA-binding protein, whose amino-acid sequence is MSNKVALVEAVQKTLGKETSKAEAERAVNAVIDAIKIGVKKTKTVQLIGFGTFKVASRKARTGVNPKTGAKIKIKASKTVKFVAGKAFKESL
- a CDS encoding malate dehydrogenase; protein product: MKAPLKVAVTGAAGQIGYSLLPRLASGGVFGPDQPVSLHLIEIEPAMKALEGVVMELHDCAFPLLESVVATADLDEGFRGVNWALLVGSVPRKAGMERKDLLGINGKIFIGQGQAIARNAASDVRVLVVGNPCNTNCLIAMNNAKDVPSDRWFAMTRLDENRAKTQLALKSGAHWRDIDRLAIWGNHSSTLYPDFANARIGGRPVGEVISDTAWLEGDFIKTVQQRGAAIIAARGQSSAKSAAHAAIETVQAIVNPTPGDDWHSVAMCSDGSYGVEKGLISSFPTRSRDGKVEIVPDLPLTDFSRAKIDASVDELKQEREMVVDLLG